The Clavelina lepadiformis chromosome 1, kaClaLepa1.1, whole genome shotgun sequence genome segment ATGTAAAGTGGTCACAAATGTCAAACTAAACAATGCACAACAACTCTAGCAATTTGAACTACAGCAGTAGCACTTGTAGCAATGACTGACTTGCAAGCTTTTGTTGAAAGAAACTCTGGTAACACAGGAGATTGAAGTTCATTATCTATCCCTCCCTCACCACCTGTATGATGAACCACAAAATATATGAAGCAGAACTTCTCAACCATGTTCACAAACAACCCATATTTTATCCCACCATACCACATAGCAAAGAACTGCATTTAACACAACTTAAGTTTGTTAAACTTGCTACCTCCTATCTGTGTTTAAACCTCACCATGTCTCCTTAGAAATTCATATCTATTCGTTACTTTTGCAGTGTAATTTACATGTAGCATACACTGTACagtaaaaagatttttttaattgaactgaaattttgaaatgctACAAATTCCCAGTTTTGTTTTGCTAATGTTGTTTCTAAGTTCAAATGTCAACAACTTATATTATTAATGTATTACTATGTGTCTATGTTGGTACATTATGGTAACATAAACCCTGTTTGTACACAGCGTTCTGTTAATCTGTAGTTTACAATGCAATAATTGCATTTATTCTacgttttgtaataaatactTTTGGTTTTCAGTTGGTGGCCATTATTACAAATGACCATTTGTAACATAGTTTCTTATTATAGTTAAGAAATAGGCaagttgtaaaaaaaacaattatgtGATACAAAAAGCATCACGTTTTAACCTCACATGCATTGTTTTATGAGCAATACAACAGATAGAAAAACTAATTGCTTAACTTGGTTCTAAATCATAAAACATGACTGGTGAATTTTATGCATACGAGACAGGGTtcgagaaaaaagaaaaaaaaaaactagtTTACTGTGAACTATCTTTAGCAAGTGGAATTTACGTGTCATGTGTAAACAGGTACAACGCAGCCAGTGCATCGCACAGTCTAGCCTTTATCAActaacattgaaaaaattatgataGATGTAAGTACATCTTTATTTCAACAATGAACTATGAAAAATATCACAACGTACCAGTTGGTTTACCGAAGTATCGAGTAGACATTTTTGCAAAGGCAGGATTCAACAAGCCATTGTGATCGAGGCCTGGTGTATCAGGTGTGCTCTAATATACAGGGAGGTAATATATAAGGCAActatacaaacatttaaaacaatacaCTCATTCATGACTTCAAAAAAAGTTGATTGcataaaacaaattcaaaataaaactagGCTTTCTCTGGCTTAAAACTTACAACTTGATGATGCAGTTTATGTGATACTTTTTCTGTGTTCAAAAGATTTACGGTGGTATCACTGGGCTCGGGAACATCAGTCTGTAATTTAATTGATAAACTATGTTATCATTAGATCACAATTTAACCAGCATATAATTTTAACCTGGCATTATGCCAGTGCTTCACAATCGTTTGATCAGCGacctaaattttaaattaaaatacctTGGCAACACAAGTCATGACACCACTTGTTAAATTATACTTGTATACAGttatttgcatttaacatttCTAAGGAAGATTATCCTTGCATAAATCTAACCACAAACTGCATAAAATGCTGATATGAACATATTCATCATATACAAGTAAGCATATAAAAGTGTGGTTTTACATAAACACGAGCATacaattttcaacattttaccAGTTGAACTTCATGAAAACATTATACCCCATGTGTTAAATCTCTTTACGGTTGCAGATAACAAAAGATTATTAGGTATTTTACTAGAGAAacattcaaattaaaaaaattggcaGTCTTTAAAAGTCTGGCGTCTGTGCAATTGATATGTCAATAACTTCTGTGTTTATTACTTCAATTTTCAATCTATAAATTACATAGCCTTGTTGTCAAGATGGAAAATTGCCGGCCTGTAGCGAACTCAAACTCAATCCTGTAACACGTATAACTACTTGTATTGTTGTTTTGATTCCGATAATCTGGATACTGTGCTAAACAGACATTTCATGTCAAGACAAAGTGgttcggattaacgaggtGTGAATGTACCATATATCAGAGTCATAACCAAGTCAACAAACTCGAGTCTAAGTCAAATCGAGTGTTTTAGCAGAAATGACCAAGTAAATTAATATTTGAAACTAAGCCAAACAGAAAGCAATAACACCATTTACGTCAACCAAAATCGGTTACTAAATTACtagattattacaaaatttgcttcagTTGGCTGCACCATATGCATTTGTAGACaaataaaaccattttttaagttttactttaatgTATTGGGACCAAAGAAAATAGATTCATTTCATCTTAATGCTGAAACATAATCAAAAAGACCCAACTCAAGTCAAGTTTAGTCATTTCAATTGATGACTCTAGTAAATTCATTTACGTACTTTCTTAGAAAGCCGAGTCGAGCCTTTAAAAAtagtgactcgagtcattacaactcTACGATATATACTAGAGACTGAAACCTGTTTATCCAAGTTTATAACccagtgcttctcaacctGATACAATACAAGTGATGTTGATGGGTCACCATCTGTACGCTTTGTGATCCCTGTTTCTTGAGTTAGATCAGGGTGGTCCAAGACTGTGAGCACAAAGGGCCACATTaaggtttgaaaaaaaaacattgcagGCTGCAAAAAGTGGAAACTTAAATGTAATCAAAGGATTGAGTTTGCTGTATGCTACAGGCAGtgtcacaaaaacaatttgcaaaaaaaattcaacgaTTGCctagaaacaaaaatatgtttgatgGGCATGCCTTTAGTAAATTAGCTTGTCAGCGCTGATTCGGCGTTTTGTCGAACAGCGAGCTTTCTGGATTAAAGTGGTAAAATGCAAAGAAAGAAATCTGTACTTTGCAGTTTTGTCTCGGATAGCGAGGATTCCAGTTGTTCAGGGTTTGCAATAACGAGGTCTAACTGTACTTACTTTGATACTATATTCGTATAtgactaaaaattaaaattacttttagcTGACTGTAAAAAATACCTCTTGCTGATTTAACAAATGAAGATTGGAATGTAAAACAAATTGGTCATCATCACATGAAGAATCAAAAGCTTTACTCTGTTTAATAGTATCAAGCTTTGTTCTTTGTTCCATGCAATTGTTTGCATCTGTTTTGAGAAAATCAGATTTTATAACGAAACGTAATGCATAATTTATACAACAACCTGTTTTAGCAAATAACAACATATTAATTTGAAACAGAATTTATACagtattgatttaaaaatattcaactAAACTAAGACACCCAAAGCAACATGATAGTTtggattttatcaaaattaccTTCTAAAAATACTGGTGTTGTAGGACTCTTTAAATCAGGAAAAAGTAATTCTGTTGCTGCCTTTTTTGGTAgtgttacttttttgaaaacaccCAATTCTAAAATAATATGCAACAAGTAAAAAAAAggaacaaacacaaaataaaaaataggtaCCTGGTGTTTGTGGTGTCATTGTGGAAAAGTATGCTTGAGATTCCATTTTTAGAGTTTCCGGAAGAACAGGAGTAGGTGGAATGGAAGATCGTTGCTTCCACTCTAAACCAGGTGTCATGGGTGACTTTGGAATATCTTAACAAAAAGTCAAATGTGCAT includes the following:
- the LOC143468607 gene encoding uncharacterized protein LOC143468607 isoform X3, with the translated sequence MKQSNAVLVDLNKCADLSLKMAQAHVSLLEATFAVKGFVLEEDPCVEAIEVSDGNPTTSANLDPKLPVEKINFDDEKTYIIKNGSIKPRLLLDENVDFQQDIPKSPMTPGLEWKQRSSIPPTPVLPETLKMESQAYFSTMTPQTPELGVFKKVTLPKKAATELLFPDLKSPTTPVFLEDANNCMEQRTKLDTIKQSKAFDSSCDDDQFVLHSNLHLLNQQETDVPEPSDTTVNLLNTEKVSHKLHHQVSTPDTPGLDHNGLLNPAFAKMSTRYFGKPTGGEGGIDNELQSPVLPEFLSTKACNIGPQRVQSPAVNRKAYQALPASIKRLVSYEEAAQALQKIHQLDKKFDNTMTYTEIEKAVGLGEKTKCCVLLLTTLNALHKIPGTNKYEVAA